The following coding sequences are from one Canis lupus baileyi chromosome 19, mCanLup2.hap1, whole genome shotgun sequence window:
- the DNAJB8 gene encoding dnaJ homolog subfamily B member 8 has product MANYYEVLGVQSSASPEDIKKAYRKLALRWHPDKNPDNKEEAEKQFKQVSEAYEVLSDTKRRSVYDRAGCDSWRAGGGASAPYGSPFDAGYTFRNPEDIFREFFGGLDPFSFDFWDAPFNSDRAGRGPGLRGAFSAGFGEFPAFMEAFSAFDALGRAGGASRTTFSSTSFGGSGAGSSGFKSVMSSTEMVNGHKVTTKRIVENGQERMEVEEDGQLKSVTINGKEQLKRVDNK; this is encoded by the coding sequence ATGGCCAACTACTACGAGGTGCTGGGGGTGCAGTCGAGCGCCTCCCCGGAAGACATCAAGAAGGCCTACCGCAAGCTGGCCTTGCGCTGGCACCCCGACAAGAACCCTGACAACAAGGAGGAGGCCGAGAAGCAGTTCAAGCAGGTGTCCGAGGCCTACGAGGTCCTGTCCGACACCAAGAGGCGCTCGGTGTACGACCGCGCGGGCTGCGACAgctggcgggcgggcggcggggccagCGCCCCCTACGGCAGCCCCTTCGACGCGGGCTACACCTTCCGGAACCCCGAGGACATCTTCCGTGAGTTTTTCGGCGGCCTGGACCCTTTCTCGTTCGATTTCTGGGATGCGCCCTTCAACAGCGACCGCGCGGGCCGGGGCCCTGGGCTGCGGGGCGCCTTCTCGGCGGGCTTCGGGGAGTTCCCGGCCTTCATGGAGGCCTTCTCGGCCTTCGACGCCCTGGGCCGGGCCGGCGGTGCCAGCCGCACCACCTTCTCGTCCACCTCCTTCGGGGGCTCCGGCGCCGGCAGCTCAGGGTTCAAGTCAGTGATGTCGTCCACCGAGATGGTCAACGGACACAAGGTCACCACCAAGCGCATCGTGGAGAATGGGCAGGAGCGCATGGAGGTGGAGGAGGACGGGCAGCTCAAGTCGGTGACCATCAATGGCAAGGAGCAGCTCAAGCGGGTGGACAACAAGTGA